One Solirubrobacter pauli DNA segment encodes these proteins:
- a CDS encoding glycoside hydrolase family 65 protein, which translates to MIDHPAFTVEPWAVSEERLNLNVLAQSESVFALSNGHIGLRGNLDEGEPFGLPGTYLNGFYETRPLPYAEAGYGYPEDGQTVVNATNGKLIRLLVDDEPFDIRYGELLGHTRSLDLRDGVLRRHVRWRSPSGREVEITSTRLVSFVQRSVAAIRYEIKVCDDEPLRIVAQSELVANEPNAMKTRDPRAAAALEAPLEAEEQEVNNLRVVLVHRTHKSKLRMAAGMDHVVEKVDGIVAGAEAGHDLGRVWLTAELQPGKTLCFTKFLAYGWSSRRSLPSVRDQVDAAVSSAKRTGWDRLAEQQREYLDGFWEHADVEIDGDGELQQAVRFALFHTLQAGARAERRAIPAKGLTGPGYDGHAFWDTETFVLPLLTYTQPHAAADALRWRHATLGLALERAKTLELKGAAFPWRTIRGQECSAYWPAGTAGFHVNADIADAVIRYVRATDDEEFEATTGLELLVHTARLWRSLGHHDHEGRFHIDGVTGPDEYSAVADDNVYTNLMAEQNLRHAALVASKHVDHARALGVDDEEIAAWRDAASAIHIPYDERLRVHPQAEGFTHHRTFEFNGIQYPLLLHVPYFRLYSTQVVKQADLVLALYMRGNQFSAEQKARDFAYYEPITVRDSSLSACAQAVIAAEVGHLDLAYDYFGEAARMDLGDLMDNTRDGLHIASLAGSWIAAVAGFGGMRDFGGDLSFRPRLPNALSRLEFRVRYRNRSIRVRVRHKDVTYELVDGEPLEIVHYDETLTIDGPVTREWHVEDPGPEPKQPPGREPRHRRVRG; encoded by the coding sequence GTGATCGACCATCCCGCCTTCACCGTCGAGCCGTGGGCGGTCAGCGAGGAGCGCCTGAACCTCAACGTGCTCGCGCAGTCCGAGTCCGTCTTCGCGCTCTCCAACGGCCACATCGGCCTGCGCGGCAACCTCGACGAGGGGGAGCCGTTCGGGCTTCCGGGCACGTACCTGAACGGCTTCTACGAGACGCGGCCGCTGCCGTACGCCGAGGCCGGCTACGGCTACCCGGAGGACGGGCAGACCGTCGTCAACGCCACCAACGGCAAGCTGATCCGGCTGCTCGTCGACGACGAGCCGTTCGACATCCGCTACGGCGAGCTGCTCGGGCATACCCGGTCGCTGGACCTGCGCGACGGCGTGCTGCGCCGCCACGTCCGCTGGCGCTCGCCGAGCGGGCGCGAGGTGGAGATCACCTCGACGCGCCTGGTGAGCTTCGTCCAGCGCTCGGTCGCCGCGATCCGCTACGAGATCAAGGTCTGCGACGACGAGCCGCTGCGGATCGTCGCGCAGTCCGAGCTCGTCGCCAACGAGCCGAACGCGATGAAGACGCGCGACCCGCGGGCCGCGGCGGCGCTCGAGGCGCCGCTGGAGGCCGAGGAGCAGGAGGTCAACAACCTGCGCGTCGTGCTCGTCCACCGCACGCACAAGAGCAAGCTGCGGATGGCCGCGGGCATGGACCACGTGGTCGAGAAGGTCGACGGGATCGTCGCCGGCGCGGAGGCCGGGCACGACCTTGGCCGGGTCTGGCTGACCGCGGAGCTGCAGCCCGGCAAGACGCTGTGCTTCACCAAGTTCCTCGCCTACGGCTGGTCGAGCCGGCGCTCGCTGCCCAGCGTGCGCGACCAGGTCGACGCCGCCGTGTCGTCGGCCAAGCGGACCGGCTGGGACCGCCTGGCCGAGCAGCAGCGCGAGTACCTGGACGGGTTCTGGGAGCACGCGGACGTCGAGATCGACGGCGACGGCGAGCTCCAGCAGGCCGTCCGCTTCGCGCTCTTCCACACGCTGCAGGCGGGCGCTCGCGCCGAGCGGCGCGCGATCCCGGCCAAGGGCCTGACGGGCCCGGGCTACGACGGGCACGCGTTCTGGGACACGGAGACGTTCGTGCTGCCGCTGCTCACCTACACGCAGCCGCACGCCGCCGCGGACGCGCTGCGCTGGCGCCACGCCACGCTGGGCCTCGCGCTGGAACGGGCCAAGACGCTGGAGCTCAAGGGCGCGGCGTTCCCGTGGCGCACGATCCGCGGTCAGGAGTGCAGCGCGTACTGGCCCGCGGGCACGGCCGGCTTCCACGTCAACGCGGACATCGCCGACGCCGTCATCCGGTACGTGCGCGCCACCGACGACGAGGAGTTCGAGGCCACGACCGGCCTGGAGCTGCTCGTCCACACCGCGCGGCTGTGGCGCTCGCTCGGCCACCACGACCACGAGGGCCGGTTCCACATCGACGGCGTCACGGGTCCGGACGAGTACTCCGCGGTCGCCGACGACAACGTCTACACGAACCTGATGGCCGAGCAGAACCTGCGGCACGCGGCGCTCGTGGCCTCCAAGCACGTCGACCACGCGCGGGCCCTGGGCGTCGACGACGAGGAGATCGCCGCCTGGCGCGACGCCGCGTCCGCCATCCACATCCCGTACGACGAGCGCCTGCGCGTGCACCCGCAGGCCGAGGGCTTCACGCACCACCGGACGTTCGAGTTCAACGGCATCCAGTACCCGCTGCTGCTGCACGTGCCGTACTTCCGGCTCTACAGCACGCAGGTCGTCAAGCAGGCCGACCTGGTGCTGGCGCTGTACATGCGCGGCAACCAGTTCAGCGCCGAGCAGAAGGCGCGCGACTTCGCCTACTACGAGCCGATCACCGTCCGCGACAGCTCGCTCTCCGCCTGCGCGCAGGCCGTCATCGCGGCGGAGGTCGGTCACCTCGACCTCGCCTACGACTACTTCGGCGAGGCCGCCCGGATGGACCTCGGCGACCTCATGGACAACACGCGCGACGGGCTGCACATCGCGTCGCTCGCCGGCTCCTGGATCGCCGCCGTGGCGGGCTTCGGCGGCATGCGCGACTTCGGCGGCGACCTCAGCTTCCGTCCCCGCCTGCCCAACGCGCTGTCACGGCTGGAGTTCCGGGTGCGCTACCGGAACAGGTCCATCCGCGTGCGCGTCCGCCACAAGGACGTCACCTACGAGCTGGTGGACGGCGAGCCGCTCGAGATCGTCCACTACGACGAGACGCTGACGATCGATGGCCCGGTGACGCGCGAGTGGCACGTCGAGGACCCGGGCCCGGAGCCGAAGCAGCCGCCCGGACGCGAGCCCCGCCACCGGCGCGTGCGTGGATAA